One region of Rhodocaloribacter litoris genomic DNA includes:
- a CDS encoding IMP dehydrogenase, with the protein MQTPLTRSDNGAVTDKIWGEGLTYDDVLLVPGRSAVMPREVSIETWLTRNIRLNAPLVSAAMDTVTEARMAIAIAREGGVGVLHKNMTVERQAAEVRRVKRSESGMILDPITLSPDDTVQAARAQMARYSIGGIPIVDADRRLVGIVTNRDLRFQMDGSARLADVMTKDHLVTAPVGTTLEKAEALLQQHKIEKLPVVDEAGRLRGLITFKDIQKKRQFPNACKDEHGRLRVGAAVGVTADVLDRVEALVGAGVDFVVVDTAHGHSEGVLRTVRRVRERFPTLDLIAGNVATAEATEDLIEAGVDAVKVGIGPGCFAAGTRVLMADATYKNIEDIRPGDRVINMHGQPVTVRRAWCTGIREVMAVRHTASYRETIVTPDHRYYVGDLTSVAESTVASKGYAAVLQKTTKRGGSKLSWQEVGAAERVTFLLPERIRFELPEHFSIDLKAFATRKERQLDRYHTRIPDSYELGFLFGTFLGDGHAFIAPSRNSEIGRVSWYFGSEEYDLAEKLSDCVEQVVGVRPRWDGGKKNVISLHLYSLPWARLLASFGKRNEKHLPPAYLCTNPDYLQGLLDGLVASGGHVSGDGRLCFRNTSPRLVELFNVLCFMVTGSFPNSRTEAATAGGLDGVAEDRCRPSMRSRLNVSHARRRVRGFQIVKKLEARRLGVAVPVYDIEVDCPTHSFIADNAIVHNSICTTRIVAGVGVPQLTAVMECARAARPHGIPIIADGGIKHTGDIPKALAAGASSVMIGGLFARVEESPGETILFEGRKYKSYRGMGSLGAMQAGSKDRYFQDVEDDIKKLVPEGIEGRVPYGGTLHEVVYQMLGGLRAAMGYCGCATIEELYEKARFVRVTQSGVRESHPHNVHITKEAPNYSSKPWD; encoded by the coding sequence ATGCAAACGCCGCTTACCCGTTCCGACAACGGAGCCGTCACGGACAAGATCTGGGGGGAAGGGCTGACCTACGACGATGTGCTCCTGGTGCCGGGCCGCTCCGCCGTGATGCCGCGCGAGGTCTCCATCGAAACCTGGCTCACCCGCAACATCCGGCTGAACGCTCCCCTCGTCTCGGCCGCCATGGACACCGTCACCGAGGCCCGGATGGCCATCGCCATCGCCCGGGAAGGGGGCGTCGGGGTGCTCCACAAGAACATGACCGTCGAGCGGCAGGCCGCCGAGGTGCGCCGCGTCAAGCGGAGCGAGAGCGGCATGATCCTCGACCCGATCACCCTCTCGCCGGACGACACGGTGCAGGCCGCCCGCGCCCAGATGGCCCGCTATTCCATCGGCGGCATCCCCATCGTGGACGCCGACAGGCGCCTCGTCGGGATCGTTACCAACCGGGACCTGCGCTTCCAGATGGATGGCTCCGCCCGCCTCGCCGACGTGATGACGAAGGACCACCTCGTCACGGCCCCCGTCGGCACGACCCTGGAAAAGGCGGAGGCGCTGCTGCAACAGCACAAGATCGAGAAGCTGCCGGTGGTGGACGAGGCGGGCCGCCTGCGCGGGCTCATCACGTTCAAGGACATCCAGAAGAAACGCCAGTTTCCGAACGCCTGTAAGGACGAACATGGGCGGCTCCGGGTGGGGGCCGCCGTCGGCGTGACGGCCGACGTGCTCGACCGCGTCGAGGCGCTCGTCGGGGCCGGCGTGGACTTCGTCGTGGTCGATACGGCCCACGGCCACTCCGAGGGCGTGCTCCGGACGGTCCGCCGCGTCCGCGAGCGCTTCCCGACGCTCGACCTCATCGCCGGCAACGTCGCCACGGCCGAGGCCACCGAAGACCTGATCGAAGCCGGCGTGGACGCCGTGAAGGTCGGCATAGGTCCCGGCTGCTTCGCCGCCGGCACCCGCGTGCTGATGGCCGACGCCACGTACAAGAACATCGAAGACATCCGCCCGGGCGACCGCGTGATCAACATGCACGGCCAGCCGGTCACCGTCCGGCGGGCCTGGTGTACGGGCATCCGGGAGGTCATGGCCGTCCGGCACACGGCCTCGTACCGCGAAACCATCGTGACACCGGATCACCGGTACTATGTCGGCGACCTGACTTCGGTGGCGGAATCCACCGTTGCCAGCAAGGGCTATGCGGCCGTGTTGCAAAAGACCACGAAACGGGGCGGCTCTAAACTTTCCTGGCAGGAGGTGGGGGCCGCCGAGCGCGTCACGTTCCTCCTCCCGGAGCGGATCCGGTTTGAACTGCCGGAACACTTTTCCATCGATTTGAAGGCGTTCGCCACACGCAAGGAGCGCCAACTGGACCGGTACCATACCCGGATCCCGGACAGTTACGAGCTGGGTTTCCTCTTCGGCACGTTCCTGGGCGACGGGCACGCCTTCATCGCCCCCTCACGCAACAGCGAGATCGGCCGTGTTTCCTGGTATTTCGGTTCGGAGGAATACGACCTGGCCGAGAAGCTTTCCGACTGTGTGGAGCAGGTCGTCGGGGTGCGTCCCCGGTGGGACGGCGGGAAGAAGAACGTCATCAGCCTGCATCTCTATTCCTTGCCCTGGGCACGGCTGCTGGCCTCTTTCGGCAAGCGGAACGAGAAGCACCTGCCGCCGGCGTATCTGTGCACCAACCCGGACTACCTGCAGGGGCTCCTCGACGGCCTGGTGGCGAGCGGCGGCCATGTAAGTGGCGATGGGCGGCTCTGTTTCCGCAACACCTCGCCCCGCCTGGTCGAGCTGTTCAACGTGCTCTGCTTCATGGTAACGGGCAGTTTCCCCAACAGCCGGACCGAGGCGGCCACGGCCGGTGGACTGGACGGGGTCGCGGAGGATCGGTGCCGGCCGAGCATGCGTTCCCGGCTCAACGTGTCGCATGCCCGGCGCCGGGTCCGGGGATTCCAGATCGTCAAGAAACTGGAGGCGCGGCGACTGGGGGTGGCGGTGCCGGTCTATGACATCGAGGTGGATTGCCCCACCCACAGCTTCATCGCCGACAACGCGATCGTGCACAACTCGATTTGCACCACCCGGATCGTGGCCGGCGTTGGCGTGCCGCAGCTCACGGCCGTGATGGAGTGTGCGCGGGCGGCCCGTCCGCACGGAATCCCCATCATCGCCGACGGCGGCATCAAGCACACGGGCGACATCCCGAAGGCGCTGGCCGCCGGGGCCAGCAGCGTCATGATCGGCGGGCTCTTTGCCCGCGTCGAGGAGAGCCCGGGCGAGACTATCCTGTTCGAAGGACGAAAGTACAAGAGCTATCGCGGCATGGGGTCGCTCGGGGCCATGCAGGCCGGCAGCAAGGACCGCTACTTTCAGGACGTGGAGGACGACATCAAGAAGCTCGTGCCCGAAGGCATCGAGGGACGCGTGCCCTACGGCGGCACCCTGCACGAGGTCGTCTACCAGATGCTCGGCGGCCTGCGGGCGGCGATGGGCTACTGTGGCTGTGCCACCATTGAGGAACTGTATGAGAAGGCCCGGTTCGTCCGCGTGACGCAGTCGGGCGTGCGCGAGAGCCACCCGCACAACGTCCACATCACGAAGGAGGCGCCGAACTATAGCTCCAAACCCTGGGATTGA
- a CDS encoding segregation and condensation protein A, with amino-acid sequence MYRVHLQQFEGPLDLLLFFIRRDELDIYDIPIAQIADEFLAYVRLLEEIDLDGVGDFLYMAALLIGIKARMLLPSPEVDEEGEPLDPRRELVERLLEYIRFKEAAQALAGRHEVRAELFTRGRAAEVRDGERPDPSEALLENSVYDLVSALRRILTRPSEEPVHQVRREEYTIEEQSAFVLAQVFSGQRVSFVRLVAGRTRAFIIATFLAVLELARQGHLSLYVAATDDFYLERSGPVPAVNGAPGGGHETG; translated from the coding sequence ATGTATCGCGTCCATCTGCAACAGTTTGAAGGTCCGCTGGACCTGTTGCTCTTCTTCATCCGCCGGGATGAACTGGACATCTACGACATCCCCATCGCGCAGATCGCCGACGAGTTTCTCGCCTACGTGCGCCTGCTGGAGGAGATCGACCTCGACGGCGTCGGGGATTTCCTCTACATGGCGGCGCTGCTGATCGGCATCAAAGCGCGGATGCTGTTGCCGTCGCCGGAGGTGGACGAGGAGGGCGAGCCCCTCGATCCCCGGCGGGAACTCGTCGAGCGCCTGCTCGAATACATCCGGTTCAAGGAGGCGGCGCAGGCCCTGGCCGGCCGGCACGAGGTCCGCGCCGAGCTGTTCACGCGGGGACGGGCGGCAGAGGTGCGGGACGGCGAGCGCCCGGATCCCTCGGAAGCCTTGCTGGAGAACAGCGTCTACGACCTCGTTTCGGCCCTGCGGCGGATCCTGACCCGCCCGTCCGAGGAGCCCGTGCATCAGGTCCGGCGGGAGGAGTACACCATCGAGGAACAGTCGGCCTTCGTGCTCGCACAGGTGTTTTCGGGGCAGCGGGTGTCGTTCGTCCGGCTGGTGGCCGGTCGTACCCGGGCGTTCATCATCGCCACGTTTCTGGCCGTGCTCGAACTGGCCCGCCAGGGGCACCTGTCCCTCTATGTGGCCGCGACGGACGATTTTTATCTTGAGCGGTCCGGTCCGGTGCCCGCGGTCAACGGGGCGCCGGGCGGCGGCCACGAAACCGGGTGA
- a CDS encoding TIGR04283 family arsenosugar biosynthesis glycosyltransferase has protein sequence MRVSVVIPALNEAAYIGRTLEALAQETEPKEILVVDGGSTDATTARAERHGARVLTGPRGRGRQMNAGAARASGEVLFFLHADTLPPPGALALIRQTLADPSAEAGAFRLAFDHPTPLLRFYGFCTRLPWPAICFGDRSLFVRRPVFEALGGFSEAPLFEDLDLVRRLHRRGGFRFRPEHVVTAARRFEAHGALRQQLRNLRLWLHFLRGTDPHRLAHLYPYPETPTEAG, from the coding sequence ATGCGCGTTTCCGTCGTCATTCCGGCGCTCAACGAGGCGGCCTACATCGGGCGCACGCTCGAAGCGCTGGCGCAGGAGACTGAGCCCAAAGAGATCCTCGTGGTGGACGGCGGCTCCACGGACGCCACGACCGCACGGGCCGAGCGGCATGGCGCCCGGGTGCTTACCGGCCCGCGCGGGCGCGGACGCCAGATGAACGCCGGCGCGGCCCGGGCCTCGGGCGAGGTGCTCTTCTTCCTGCACGCCGATACGCTCCCACCACCCGGTGCCCTTGCCCTCATCCGGCAGACCCTCGCCGACCCGTCCGCCGAGGCCGGCGCCTTCCGCCTGGCCTTCGACCACCCTACCCCCCTGCTCCGCTTCTATGGCTTCTGCACCCGGCTGCCCTGGCCCGCCATCTGCTTCGGCGACCGGAGCCTGTTCGTCCGGCGCCCCGTCTTCGAAGCCCTCGGCGGGTTCTCCGAGGCGCCGCTCTTCGAAGACCTCGACCTCGTCCGGCGCCTCCACCGCCGCGGCGGGTTCCGCTTCCGCCCCGAGCACGTCGTGACAGCGGCCCGGCGGTTCGAGGCACACGGCGCACTCCGGCAGCAGCTCCGCAACCTGCGCCTCTGGCTCCACTTCCTGCGCGGCACCGATCCCCACCGGCTCGCGCACCTCTACCCCTACCCGGAGACGCCCACCGAAGCAGGTTGA
- a CDS encoding pseudouridine synthase: MAKPRRSRPSGPPSRTPTVEGMRLNRYIARAGVCSRRKADELIRAGRVKVNGEVVTELGVRLHEGDEVTVGGRRISPRPFTYLLLNKPKDTLTTTDDERGRTTVLDLLDLPPEERDALFPVGRLDRNTTGVLLLTNDGELAHRLMHPRYGVEKIYRVRTKEPVKPHELDRLRQGIELEDGLARADRVAYVAPDAPHEVGLMIHEGRNRQVRRMFEALGHEVVQLERVAYAGLTTAGVRRGRWRRLQEKEVRRLYRLVKLKP; encoded by the coding sequence ATGGCGAAGCCACGACGAAGCCGGCCTTCCGGACCGCCGTCCCGTACCCCGACGGTGGAGGGAATGCGCCTGAACCGGTACATCGCCCGGGCCGGCGTGTGCTCCCGCCGCAAGGCCGACGAGCTGATCCGGGCCGGGCGCGTGAAGGTCAACGGCGAGGTCGTCACCGAGCTGGGGGTGCGCCTCCACGAAGGCGACGAGGTGACGGTGGGCGGCCGGCGGATCTCCCCCCGCCCCTTCACCTACCTCCTGCTCAACAAACCCAAAGATACCCTCACCACCACCGACGACGAGCGGGGACGCACCACCGTGCTCGACCTCCTCGACCTGCCCCCGGAGGAACGGGACGCCCTCTTTCCCGTGGGACGCCTGGATCGCAACACCACCGGTGTGCTTTTGCTGACGAACGACGGCGAACTCGCGCACCGGCTGATGCACCCTCGCTACGGGGTCGAGAAGATTTACCGCGTGCGGACGAAGGAACCCGTCAAACCGCACGAGCTCGACCGGCTCCGGCAGGGCATCGAGCTCGAGGACGGCCTCGCCCGGGCAGACCGCGTGGCGTATGTGGCGCCGGACGCACCCCATGAGGTCGGGCTGATGATCCACGAGGGCCGCAACCGCCAGGTGCGCCGCATGTTCGAAGCACTCGGGCACGAGGTCGTCCAGCTCGAACGCGTGGCGTATGCGGGGCTGACCACCGCCGGCGTGCGCCGGGGACGGTGGCGACGGCTTCAGGAAAAGGAGGTGCGTCGGCTCTACCGCCTGGTGAAGCTCAAACCCTGA
- a CDS encoding mechanosensitive ion channel family protein: MDAFLSGILARLRSYFEPATLGEKLVTLAADLIVAAIVFLAFYLLWRLLNRLLDPVLRRTHLDATARSFVETVLKYALLLFGLVHALAVVGINTASLVASLGIAGLTIGFAARDALSNTISGLFIFWDRPFVLGDLIEVGDKYGRVDRITLRSTRVVTPDGKMLAIPNTEILNSTVASYTNFPHLRVEVEVTVGNRENIGRVRQLLLELVRNDPDYLDDPPPRVVVTALNDYNVALSLQAWVRDERRHVEKRFALREAVFETLTAAGVDMPYETLSLTPIEIRQADR, encoded by the coding sequence ATGGACGCCTTCCTTTCGGGCATTCTCGCCCGGCTCCGGTCCTATTTCGAGCCCGCCACGCTGGGTGAGAAGCTGGTGACCCTCGCGGCCGACCTGATCGTGGCCGCCATCGTCTTCCTGGCCTTTTACCTGCTCTGGCGCCTGCTGAACCGGCTGCTCGATCCGGTTCTGCGCCGGACCCACCTCGATGCCACGGCCCGCTCGTTCGTCGAGACGGTCTTGAAGTACGCCCTGCTGCTGTTCGGCCTCGTGCATGCGCTGGCCGTCGTCGGAATCAACACCGCCTCCCTGGTGGCCAGCCTCGGCATCGCCGGGCTGACGATCGGCTTCGCCGCCCGCGACGCGCTCTCGAACACCATCTCCGGCCTGTTCATTTTCTGGGACCGGCCCTTCGTCCTCGGGGACCTGATCGAGGTGGGTGACAAGTACGGACGGGTCGATCGCATTACCCTGCGCTCTACGCGCGTCGTCACGCCCGATGGCAAGATGCTGGCCATTCCCAACACGGAAATCCTGAACTCGACGGTGGCTTCCTACACCAACTTCCCCCACCTCCGCGTCGAGGTCGAGGTGACCGTCGGCAACCGGGAGAACATCGGGCGGGTGCGGCAGCTCCTGCTCGAGCTCGTCCGCAACGACCCCGACTACCTCGACGACCCGCCTCCCCGGGTGGTGGTCACGGCCCTCAACGACTACAATGTAGCCCTGTCGCTGCAAGCCTGGGTCCGTGACGAGCGCCGCCATGTGGAGAAACGGTTCGCCCTGCGGGAAGCCGTCTTCGAGACGCTGACCGCCGCCGGCGTTGACATGCCCTACGAGACGCTCTCCCTGACCCCGATCGAGATCCGGCAGGCAGACCGGTAA
- a CDS encoding mechanosensitive ion channel family protein, whose amino-acid sequence MPQVSPLTRMIPRQAAPDTLQAAPDTTAVDTLSFIEHLRSDSTLLRLADPASFGTFVDELKAILLDAALWVGLLVHLLHILLIFFLTFLTIRLLDKMVRRWIHRFEELPALHPRRQRATTIGNLISSAARYILWPIAIIMMLSELRVDVGALIATAGIAGLAIGFGAQTLVKDMISGIFLLFDDTIHVGDMVKIGADSGTVEHIGVRLIKVRKFDGEVLMIPAGELRIFGNRSIDFARVIVEVGVSYEQDLDTILPVIERVANEWAAERREILKEEKPTVQAIMSFGESSVNVRVVVQVIPGEQFQAERDLRLMLKRTFDELGIEIPFPRRTLYVREEKETPPRRVVDPHRPSPPETDVPETD is encoded by the coding sequence ATGCCCCAGGTCAGTCCCCTTACCCGGATGATCCCCCGGCAGGCCGCGCCGGACACGCTGCAGGCCGCCCCGGACACCACCGCCGTCGATACCCTCTCGTTCATCGAACACCTCCGGTCGGACTCGACGCTCCTCCGCCTCGCCGACCCCGCCTCGTTCGGCACGTTCGTCGACGAACTGAAGGCGATCCTCCTGGATGCCGCGCTGTGGGTGGGCCTGCTGGTCCACCTGCTGCACATCCTGCTCATCTTCTTCCTGACCTTCCTCACCATCCGCCTGCTCGACAAGATGGTGCGCCGCTGGATCCACCGGTTCGAGGAGTTGCCCGCCCTGCACCCCCGGCGCCAGCGCGCCACGACCATCGGCAACCTGATCTCCTCGGCGGCGCGGTACATCCTCTGGCCCATCGCCATCATCATGATGCTGAGCGAACTGCGGGTGGACGTGGGCGCGCTCATCGCCACGGCCGGCATCGCGGGCCTGGCCATCGGCTTCGGCGCCCAGACGCTCGTCAAGGACATGATCAGCGGCATCTTCCTCCTCTTCGACGACACCATCCACGTCGGCGACATGGTCAAGATCGGCGCCGACAGCGGCACGGTCGAGCACATCGGCGTGCGACTGATCAAGGTGCGCAAGTTCGACGGCGAGGTGCTCATGATCCCGGCCGGCGAGCTCCGCATCTTCGGTAACCGGAGCATCGACTTTGCGCGGGTGATCGTCGAGGTCGGCGTCTCCTACGAGCAGGACCTCGACACCATCCTGCCGGTCATCGAGCGGGTGGCGAACGAATGGGCCGCCGAGCGGCGCGAGATCCTCAAGGAGGAAAAGCCGACCGTGCAGGCGATCATGAGCTTCGGCGAGTCGTCGGTCAACGTCCGGGTCGTGGTGCAGGTGATCCCCGGCGAGCAGTTCCAGGCCGAGCGGGACCTGCGGCTGATGCTGAAACGCACCTTCGACGAGCTCGGCATCGAGATCCCCTTCCCGCGCCGCACCCTCTACGTGCGCGAGGAGAAAGAGACCCCGCCCCGCCGCGTCGTGGACCCGCACCGCCCCTCTCCCCCGGAAACGGATGTGCCGGAGACAGACTGA
- a CDS encoding NAD-dependent epimerase/dehydratase family protein, with amino-acid sequence MKHKILVTGGAGFIGSHVADAFRAEGHEVHVMDDFSGGREENVPEGAVVHRLDIRSDEAAAVVRRERYDVLCHHAAQMDVRRSVADPRFDADVNLLGFLNLMEAGREHGLKKVIFASTGGAIYGEPDYVPQDEAHPLRPLSPYGITKLCTEKYLFFYRAQYGIDYVSLRYANVYGPRQNPHGEAGVVAIFTERMLAGRAPVINGDGLQTRDYVYVGDVVRANLAALAYDGSGIFNVGTGVETNVVELFRALRALIDPSVPEQHAPAKPGEQRRSVLGYARARQELDWTPQVTLEEGLRRTVEWFRKRRAA; translated from the coding sequence ATGAAGCACAAGATCCTCGTCACCGGTGGGGCCGGGTTCATCGGCTCGCACGTGGCCGACGCCTTCCGCGCGGAGGGACACGAGGTCCACGTGATGGACGACTTCTCGGGCGGGCGGGAGGAAAACGTGCCCGAAGGCGCCGTCGTGCATCGCCTGGACATCCGCTCGGACGAGGCCGCCGCCGTGGTGCGCCGGGAACGCTACGACGTGCTGTGCCACCATGCCGCCCAGATGGACGTCCGCCGGTCCGTGGCCGACCCCCGCTTCGACGCCGACGTGAACCTGCTGGGCTTTCTCAACCTCATGGAGGCCGGGCGGGAACACGGGCTGAAAAAAGTGATCTTCGCCTCCACCGGCGGTGCCATCTACGGCGAGCCGGACTACGTCCCGCAGGACGAGGCCCACCCGCTCCGGCCGCTCTCCCCCTACGGCATCACCAAGCTCTGTACGGAAAAGTACCTCTTCTTCTACCGGGCGCAGTACGGCATCGACTACGTGTCGCTGCGGTACGCGAACGTCTATGGCCCGCGCCAGAACCCCCACGGGGAAGCCGGCGTCGTAGCGATCTTCACGGAGCGGATGCTCGCCGGCCGCGCACCCGTCATCAACGGCGACGGCCTGCAGACACGGGACTACGTGTATGTGGGCGACGTCGTGCGGGCCAACCTGGCCGCTCTCGCCTATGACGGTTCCGGCATCTTCAACGTCGGGACCGGGGTGGAGACGAACGTGGTGGAGCTGTTCCGTGCCCTGCGCGCCCTGATCGACCCGTCGGTGCCGGAACAGCACGCCCCCGCCAAGCCGGGTGAGCAGCGGCGCAGCGTCCTCGGCTACGCGCGGGCACGGCAAGAGCTGGACTGGACTCCGCAGGTGACGCTGGAGGAAGGCCTGCGCCGGACGGTCGAATGGTTCCGGAAACGCCGGGCCGCGTAG
- the scpB gene encoding SMC-Scp complex subunit ScpB — MEHMPNGVVEDGEDVPRARSLERVCEAMIFAADEPLPARRIADVYAEVTGLPRPSEEEIAAAVARLNAAYEDTERTLRIHTWAGGFRMATVPEVAPFLRALFAGQQPRRLSRSLMETLAVVAYRQPTTKPEVDYVRGVDSDYALRRLLELNLVDVVGRSEAVGRPLLYGTTPAFLEQFGLRSLDELPNLREVEELLNDPAFNRERARLLMEKGLLDGAEAGQTPTGEKDEASDA; from the coding sequence ATGGAGCACATGCCGAACGGGGTGGTCGAGGACGGAGAAGACGTACCGAGGGCACGCAGCCTGGAGCGGGTGTGCGAGGCCATGATTTTCGCCGCCGACGAGCCGCTGCCGGCCCGGCGGATCGCCGACGTGTATGCCGAGGTGACCGGCCTGCCCCGGCCGTCCGAGGAGGAGATTGCGGCGGCCGTGGCCCGGCTCAACGCGGCGTATGAGGACACCGAGCGCACGCTGCGCATCCACACGTGGGCGGGCGGCTTCCGGATGGCCACGGTGCCGGAGGTGGCCCCGTTCCTGCGGGCCCTCTTTGCCGGGCAGCAACCCCGGCGGCTCTCGCGCTCGCTCATGGAGACGCTCGCCGTCGTCGCCTACCGGCAACCCACCACCAAACCGGAGGTCGACTACGTGCGCGGCGTGGACTCCGACTATGCCCTCCGGCGCCTGCTCGAACTCAACCTGGTCGACGTCGTCGGCCGCAGCGAGGCCGTCGGGCGGCCGCTGCTCTACGGTACCACCCCCGCCTTCCTCGAACAGTTCGGTCTCCGAAGTCTCGATGAACTGCCGAACCTGCGCGAGGTTGAGGAGTTACTGAACGATCCGGCCTTCAACCGCGAACGGGCCCGCCTGTTGATGGAAAAAGGGCTTCTCGACGGTGCCGAAGCAGGGCAGACACCGACCGGAGAGAAAGACGAAGCCTCGGACGCCTGA
- the corA gene encoding magnesium/cobalt transporter CorA, giving the protein MPRYLKKRSKKLGLPPGTLVPLEERTEPVTFQVFDYGPDTFAEHTFSRVDEVLAYRDSPTVTWINVDGVHDVEVIRRLGEHFGLHPLVQEDIASTEQRPKVEPYEDYLFIVVRMLRFNPARQQLDAEQVSLIVGTGYVLSFQERPGDVLDPVRHRLRNGLGRLRRNGADYLAYALLDVIVDHYFVALEQLSERIEELEEDVLRDPSLPTQQHIRDLRRELILMRRSVWPLRELFLGLERIEAPLIRDETRPFLRDAYDHSIQVIDIVESLREILAGLMDLYLSSLSNRMNEVMKFLTIMGTIFIPLTFIAGIYGMNFDYMPELHFKYGYPLVMAFMLGVGLALVVYFRRKRWL; this is encoded by the coding sequence ATGCCCCGTTACCTCAAAAAACGCTCGAAGAAACTCGGGTTGCCGCCCGGTACCCTGGTCCCGCTCGAAGAGCGAACCGAACCGGTCACCTTCCAGGTGTTCGACTACGGGCCCGACACCTTCGCGGAACACACGTTCTCCCGGGTCGACGAGGTCCTCGCCTACCGGGACTCTCCCACCGTGACCTGGATCAACGTGGACGGGGTGCACGACGTGGAGGTGATCCGCCGGCTCGGTGAGCACTTTGGCCTCCACCCCCTCGTTCAGGAGGACATCGCCAGCACGGAACAGCGGCCGAAGGTGGAGCCCTACGAGGACTACCTCTTCATCGTCGTCCGGATGCTTCGCTTCAACCCGGCCCGGCAACAGCTCGACGCGGAGCAGGTGAGCCTGATCGTGGGGACGGGCTACGTCCTCTCGTTTCAGGAACGGCCCGGGGATGTGCTGGACCCCGTCCGCCACCGCCTGCGCAACGGGCTCGGGCGCCTGCGGCGGAACGGTGCCGACTACCTGGCCTATGCCCTCCTCGACGTCATCGTCGACCACTACTTCGTCGCCCTCGAGCAACTCAGCGAGCGTATCGAGGAGCTGGAGGAAGACGTCCTCCGCGACCCCTCCCTGCCGACCCAGCAACACATCCGCGACCTGCGCCGCGAACTGATCCTCATGCGCCGTTCGGTCTGGCCCCTGCGCGAGCTCTTTCTGGGCCTCGAACGCATCGAGGCGCCCCTCATCCGGGACGAAACCCGGCCCTTCCTCCGGGATGCCTATGACCACAGCATCCAGGTGATCGACATCGTCGAATCGCTCCGTGAGATCCTGGCCGGACTCATGGACCTCTACCTCTCGAGCCTGAGCAACCGGATGAACGAGGTCATGAAGTTTCTGACCATCATGGGCACGATCTTCATCCCGCTCACGTTCATTGCCGGCATCTACGGCATGAACTTCGACTACATGCCGGAACTGCACTTCAAGTACGGGTACCCGCTCGTCATGGCCTTCATGCTCGGCGTAGGGCTTGCCCTCGTCGTATATTTCCGCCGCAAGCGCTGGCTCTGA